Genomic DNA from Halobaculum sp. MBLA0147:
AGAACGGAAACGGGTCGAGCGGCAGTTCGGCGACCAGGATCTGGCGGCGGTCGTCACCACGGCGGCGTTGGCCGCCGGGGTGGACTTCCCGGCCTCGCAGGTGATCTTCGACTCGCTGGCGATGGGGATCGAGTGGCTCTCCGTCCAGGAGTTCGAGCAGATGCTCGGCCGGGCCGGGCGGCCGGACTACCACGACGAGGGGAAGGTGTACGTCCTCGTCGAGCCGGACTGTACGTACCACAACTCGATGGAGATGACGGAAGACGAGGTGTCGTTCAAGCTCCTGAAGGGAGAGATGGAGGACGTGACGACGGTGTACGACGGGCCGGCCGCCGCCGAGGAGACGCTGGCGAACGTCACCGTCGCCGGAGAACGGGCCAAGCGACTCAACGACCGGATGATCGGCGACGTGCCGACGAAACACGCGGTCGGGAAGCTGCTGGAGTGGGGGTTCATCGACGGGCTCGAACCGACCGACCTCGGGCGGGCGGTGACGACACACTTCCTCGCACCGGACCAGGCGTTCCGGTTGCTCGACGGGATCAGACGGGGTGACGAGCCGTACCAGATCGTCGCGGACGAAGAGTTGGCCGACGAGGAGTTGTGAGTCGGGAGAGAGCGCGCCGCCCCACGGTAGTCGTCTCGTGTTCGGGGGAGGGCCGGAGCGTGTGAGTCCGGCCACGACCGCGACACGGACGACGGCGACCGTGGGGAACGACGGGCCGTCGCCGCTAGTGAGTACTGGTGACTGTCAGGATTTAACGTTAACTCCCCAGTTCGCAGTTCCGAGAGCCGGCGGCGGTGTGTCGAGTGGTGGCGGTGGGTCGCCGGGTGGCGTCGGTGGCCGGCCGTGGTGGTGTAGGCGGACAGACGACTGCGCGCGGGCAGGCAGGCGTGCACTCGGGCGGGCGGCGACTGGTGTGGGAGATCACCCACGAGCGGTGCGGTCGCGGAGGCGGGAGCGGTGCGGTCGCGGAGGCGGTGCGGTGCGGCCACCGCCAGCACACCGACCGCGAGCGCGCCCCGGGGCGCGCTCGCGGCCCTTTTTGGTCGAGCTTTTTTCCTCGGGTGGCCGCCGCAGGCGGCCACCCCGAGGAGTGAAAAAGGTCGGTTTATATCGACAGAACCGCCGTCACGATCTCCTTCGTCCCCATCGCGGTGAGTGCCCCGAGCCAGGTGAGGAGCACGAAGTGGAGGTAGGCGTTGGCCTTGTTCCCGCCGTCGATGGTGCGGATCATCACCGACGACAGCAGGGCGTTGAACAGGATGACGAGCAGCAGGAGGAACTCGATCAGCGGGATGTTGTACACACCCGCGTAGATGATCTGGCCGACGCTGCCGACGCTGGTGATGTTCAACTCCTCGGAGAAGTCCGCGAGGATGTTGACGACCTGGAGCCCGATGAAGAACGCGAACGAGGAGGCGGCCGTGATCCCGTACAACAGGCCGACGAGTGTCACCGTCGCCTGATCGCGCTGCTGGCGGAGCTGACACACCGTGGTCATGTTGTTCGAGATCAACTCACCCAACTGCTTGGGGTCGCCACCCATCGCGCGTCCCTGGAGGTACATCCCGGAGAACTTCTGGACGAGGTACGACCGCGTGTCGGAGGCGAAGCGGTACCACGCCATCTCCGGGTCGATCCGGATGTTCAGCCGGCGGTAGAGCCGGACGATGGCCGGGGTGAGCGAGCCGAAGTCCTTGCGGTGGAGCGTCTCCAACACGTCGCCGGTCGTGGACTGCTTGGCGCTCTCGGCGGCCCCCAGCGCACGGATGAACGAGGGGAACTGCGAGTCGCGGTCCTTGATCCGACTCTCCTCCATCCGGACGACGATCCCGGTGATCGCCATCGGGGTGATCGGCACCGCGATGTACATCGGCAGCGGGATGTCGTCCATGAAGAAGAGGATCCCACGGATCCCCGGCCCCATGTCGAAGACACCCATCCCCACGAACGCGATGGTGGCGAACGTCGCCAGGACGCCAGCCGCGAAGCTCCCGTACAACACCGGGTCGTTCGGGGCACCCTCCTCGCTGTGGAACCAGACGGGGTCGTACGGCGCCATCGCCCGGATGGCGATGTA
This window encodes:
- the flaJ gene encoding archaellar assembly protein FlaJ, which translates into the protein MDGEDTFLPNSVGDLVEEISDAYDQLDISRRKYVGYVLVPAGVFFLATILVAVFVDLAMMIRGPVVGLGGLVFGTAAIYPKLYLNSRKVSIENKLHLVMTHMTVLSTTNIDRMEIFRTLAEEEEYDAAADELAQVVHLVDTWNQSLDDALRRRAQEVPSDNFADFFDRLGYTMGAGQELGEFLLSEQDSVIQNYITVYEGALDNLDVMKDLYMSMILSMTFALVFAIVLPILTGNNPTLTVSAVIVLFMLIQLGFYIAIRAMAPYDPVWFHSEEGAPNDPVLYGSFAAGVLATFATIAFVGMGVFDMGPGIRGILFFMDDIPLPMYIAVPITPMAITGIVVRMEESRIKDRDSQFPSFIRALGAAESAKQSTTGDVLETLHRKDFGSLTPAIVRLYRRLNIRIDPEMAWYRFASDTRSYLVQKFSGMYLQGRAMGGDPKQLGELISNNMTTVCQLRQQRDQATVTLVGLLYGITAASSFAFFIGLQVVNILADFSEELNITSVGSVGQIIYAGVYNIPLIEFLLLLVILFNALLSSVMIRTIDGGNKANAYLHFVLLTWLGALTAMGTKEIVTAVLSI